The Pseudomonas sp. R4-35-07 nucleotide sequence TGTTTTGGCCTCATCGGGGGCAAGCTCCCTCCCACATATGACCGCATTGCCAAGTCTGGCACCGATCAAAATGTGGGAGGGGGCTTGCTCCCGATGAGGCCCTCGCAGCCAACAAAAAACCCGCCGGCCAAACGGGCCCAGCGGGTTTCTTGTTGATGCAGCCAACAGATTAAAAATTCGCCAACTGCCACACTTCATACGCCGGCGTTTCGTACGGGTGACTCAGTTTGAGCGCAGCCACAACAGCCACGATCCACTCATCCGCCACCACCAGCTCAACCTTCCATTCTTCCACTACTTCAACTTGGCCCACCTGCCCGATAAACGGCTGGCTGCCGTCCAACGCGCGAAATTGGCCCTGCCCCAGCACTTGCCAGGCGCAG carries:
- a CDS encoding NGG1p interacting factor NIF3 yields the protein MYKLAFFVPDSHLETVKTAVFAAGGGRIGDYDNCAWQVLGQGQFRALDGSQPFIGQVGQVEVVEEWKVELVVADEWIVAVVAALKLSHPYETPAYEVWQLANF